Proteins encoded together in one Flavobacterium keumense window:
- a CDS encoding DUF1569 domain-containing protein, with amino-acid sequence MKNKLDSLLNQLEHHIPSSELINSQVSQSTVGWQIEHSLLTINGIVSAVQKSNPKDYNWKFSLMKLIILATKKIPRGKAKAPKVVVPKALINNDDLQEHLSKTRDAIKALEMVSKDQFFEHPYFGKLKLKETIRFLEIHTDHHLNIIEDIVTNKY; translated from the coding sequence ATGAAAAATAAATTAGATTCTTTATTAAACCAATTAGAACACCATATTCCAAGTAGTGAATTGATTAATTCACAAGTATCTCAATCTACTGTTGGATGGCAAATTGAACATTCGCTTTTAACTATAAATGGGATTGTTAGCGCTGTACAAAAGTCCAATCCGAAAGATTATAACTGGAAGTTTAGTTTGATGAAGTTGATTATTTTGGCAACGAAAAAAATACCTAGAGGAAAAGCAAAAGCACCCAAAGTTGTGGTTCCAAAAGCACTCATAAACAATGATGATTTACAAGAACATTTGTCTAAAACAAGAGACGCGATTAAAGCGTTGGAGATGGTTTCCAAAGATCAGTTTTTTGAACATCCTTACTTTGGAAAATTGAAACTAAAGGAAACAATCCGTTTCCTTGAAATTCACACAGATCATCATTTAAATATCATTGAAGATATTGTCACTAATAAATACTAA
- the accC gene encoding acetyl-CoA carboxylase biotin carboxylase subunit, giving the protein MFKKILIANRGEIALRVIRTCKEMGIKTVAVYSTADAESLHVKFADEAVCIGPAPSNLSYLKMSNIIAAAEITNADAIHPGYGFLSENSKFSKICQEHGIKFIGAAPEMIDRMGDKASAKSTMIEAGVPCVPGSEGILESFEQAQKVAKEIGYPVMMKATAGGGGKGMRAIWKEEELHKAWESARQEAAAAFGNDGMYMEKLIEEPRHIEIQVVGDSYGKACHLSERDCSVQRRHQKLTEETPSPFMTDELRQKMGEAAVKAAEYIKYEGAGTVEFLVDKHRNFYFMEMNTRIQVEHPITEQVIDYDLIREQILVAAGVPISGKNYLPQLHAIECRINAEDPYNDFRPSPGKITTLHMPGGHGVRLDTHVYSGYSIPPNYDSMIAKLITTAQTREEAISKMRRALDEFVIEGVKTTIPFHRQLMDDPRYIAGDYTTAFMDTFKMNDPE; this is encoded by the coding sequence ATGTTTAAAAAAATATTAATTGCAAATAGAGGAGAAATTGCACTTCGTGTAATTCGTACTTGCAAAGAGATGGGAATCAAAACAGTTGCTGTTTATTCTACTGCTGATGCGGAAAGTTTACACGTAAAGTTTGCAGATGAAGCAGTGTGTATTGGTCCTGCGCCAAGTAATTTGTCCTATTTGAAAATGTCCAATATTATTGCGGCAGCAGAAATTACCAATGCTGATGCCATTCACCCAGGATACGGTTTCCTTTCTGAAAATTCAAAATTTTCAAAAATCTGTCAAGAACACGGTATTAAATTTATTGGTGCAGCTCCAGAAATGATTGACAGAATGGGTGATAAAGCTTCGGCTAAATCAACCATGATTGAAGCAGGAGTGCCTTGTGTTCCAGGATCAGAAGGGATCTTAGAATCTTTTGAACAAGCACAAAAAGTTGCTAAAGAAATAGGGTATCCTGTAATGATGAAAGCTACTGCAGGTGGAGGAGGAAAAGGGATGCGTGCCATTTGGAAAGAAGAAGAACTCCATAAAGCATGGGAAAGTGCACGTCAGGAAGCAGCTGCGGCTTTTGGAAATGACGGGATGTATATGGAAAAATTAATTGAAGAGCCTCGTCATATTGAAATTCAAGTGGTGGGGGATTCTTATGGTAAAGCCTGTCACCTTTCTGAAAGAGATTGTTCTGTACAACGTCGTCACCAAAAATTAACCGAAGAAACACCTTCGCCATTTATGACCGATGAATTACGTCAAAAAATGGGAGAAGCTGCTGTAAAAGCTGCTGAATATATTAAATATGAAGGAGCTGGAACAGTAGAATTCTTGGTAGACAAACACCGTAATTTCTATTTTATGGAAATGAATACGCGTATTCAAGTAGAACATCCAATTACAGAACAAGTAATTGATTACGACTTGATTCGTGAGCAAATTTTAGTGGCAGCTGGTGTGCCAATTTCCGGTAAAAACTATTTACCACAATTACATGCAATTGAATGCCGTATCAATGCCGAAGATCCTTATAATGATTTCCGTCCGTCACCGGGGAAAATCACCACCTTGCACATGCCAGGGGGGCACGGTGTACGTTTAGATACTCACGTATATTCAGGGTATTCTATTCCGCCAAACTACGATTCTATGATTGCTAAGTTGATTACCACAGCGCAAACACGTGAAGAAGCTATCAGTAAAATGAGAAGAGCTTTGGACGAATTCGTAATTGAAGGAGTTAAAACTACGATTCCGTTCCACAGACAGTTGATGGACGATCCTCGTTATATTGCAGGAGATTATACAACAGCTTTCATGGACACATTCAAAATGAATGATCCGGAATAA